The following are encoded in a window of Prosthecodimorpha staleyi genomic DNA:
- a CDS encoding amidase has product MNAPVKSPTQPWQMSAAEASALIQARALSAEELTRSCLDRIAARNADVKAWVWLDPERAIRKAKELDKVQIHAGAKSRLHGIPFGVKDMIDTAEMPTTNNSPIYPDNQPSHDAQVVRIMKAAGAFVMGKCDTVEFAAGGRKALTRNPYDFARTPGGSSSGSGAAVGDGQVPIAFGTQTGGSHIRPASFNGAYGIKPTHNTFSWSGARHLSPTLDTLGWYGRSVEDLVLVAEAARMVGIDAMPDVSVKGLKVGFSRTHNWPKAEEGTVGAMERAVRLLTEAGAIVTDLDLPEPFADLNTAQHIVMNGEGRVQFLADYVQNYELLHEDFRKKVENFEAITPEKLLWALDLAAACRPVFDKLFGPELDVILTPSACGEAPFKPSETTGDPAFNSMWTLLHVPTVNIPGHLGPNGLPVGVTLAGPRFGDARLLAIAKAVAPVLDPKAA; this is encoded by the coding sequence ATGAATGCTCCGGTGAAATCTCCGACGCAGCCCTGGCAGATGTCGGCGGCGGAAGCCTCGGCCCTGATCCAGGCGCGTGCCCTCAGCGCCGAGGAGCTGACCCGCTCCTGCCTCGACCGCATCGCCGCCCGCAATGCCGACGTGAAGGCCTGGGTCTGGCTCGATCCCGAACGCGCGATCCGCAAGGCCAAGGAACTCGACAAGGTGCAGATCCATGCCGGCGCGAAGAGTCGCCTGCACGGCATCCCCTTCGGCGTCAAGGACATGATCGACACGGCCGAGATGCCGACGACCAACAACTCACCGATCTATCCCGACAACCAGCCGTCCCACGACGCGCAGGTCGTCCGCATCATGAAGGCGGCCGGGGCCTTCGTGATGGGCAAGTGCGACACGGTCGAATTCGCCGCCGGCGGCCGCAAGGCGCTGACCCGCAACCCGTACGACTTCGCCCGCACGCCGGGCGGCTCGTCCTCCGGCTCGGGTGCGGCGGTAGGCGACGGCCAGGTGCCGATCGCCTTCGGCACCCAGACGGGCGGCTCGCATATCCGGCCGGCCAGCTTCAATGGCGCCTACGGCATCAAGCCGACCCACAACACCTTTTCCTGGTCGGGGGCACGCCATCTCTCGCCGACGCTCGACACGCTCGGCTGGTACGGCCGATCCGTCGAGGATCTGGTCCTGGTCGCCGAGGCTGCCCGGATGGTCGGCATCGACGCCATGCCGGACGTTTCCGTCAAGGGGCTGAAGGTCGGCTTTTCCAGGACCCACAATTGGCCGAAGGCCGAGGAGGGCACGGTCGGCGCCATGGAGCGGGCGGTCCGCCTGCTGACCGAGGCCGGGGCGATCGTCACCGACCTCGATCTGCCGGAACCCTTCGCCGATCTGAATACCGCCCAGCATATCGTCATGAACGGCGAAGGACGGGTGCAGTTCCTGGCCGACTATGTCCAGAACTACGAACTGCTGCACGAGGACTTCCGCAAGAAGGTCGAGAATTTCGAGGCCATCACCCCGGAGAAGCTGCTCTGGGCCTTGGATCTCGCGGCCGCCTGCCGCCCGGTCTTCGACAAGCTGTTCGGGCCGGAACTGGACGTGATCCTGACGCCTTCGGCCTGCGGTGAGGCGCCGTTCAAGCCGTCCGAGACGACCGGCGACCCCGCCTTCAACTCGATGTGGACGCTGCTTCACGTCCCGACCGTCAACATTCCCGGCCATCTCGGTCCGAACGGCCTGCCGGTCGGCGTGACGCTCGCCGGACCCCGCTTCGGCGATGCGCGGCTTCTGGCAATCGCCAAGGCGGTCGCACCGGTGCTCGATCCGAAGGCCGCCTGA
- a CDS encoding AbrB family transcriptional regulator: MTPVLALRILLTHLAAGCGGAVAAQLKIPLPWMIGSLTVVAALGLSGLAVSTHRTARDGAVLVIMTALGLTFTPEAARAAAALLPEMLAAAVATVAIAALLSRVLMLTAGIDATTAFFCSVPGGPVEMSMMGERNGARVPEIAMNQLLRIVLLVIIIPTAITLSGATGDVATLHSRIAFDPAGLALSLAIALVLALIARRRGLATAFLLMPMGTGVVLGLTEANLSAVPTWMSNACQVVMGCYLGAQFRRDSVRALRRFIPSAILNVLLLTAGCSAVGYVIALVSGMPWPTAILSTSPGSVTEMAITAKVLHFDVPTVTAFHVLRIFLVLATVPLVHAGLKRIGYFGPPSRSLSASAAERSPAE; the protein is encoded by the coding sequence ATGACCCCAGTCCTCGCCCTCCGCATCCTGCTCACGCATCTGGCCGCTGGTTGCGGCGGGGCGGTCGCGGCCCAACTGAAAATCCCTCTGCCCTGGATGATCGGATCCCTGACGGTGGTCGCCGCGCTCGGTCTATCCGGATTGGCCGTATCGACCCACCGCACGGCTCGGGACGGCGCCGTCCTGGTCATCATGACCGCGCTCGGGCTGACCTTCACGCCGGAAGCCGCTCGCGCCGCCGCGGCACTGCTGCCGGAAATGCTCGCCGCCGCCGTGGCGACGGTGGCGATCGCCGCCCTGCTGTCGCGCGTCCTGATGCTGACGGCCGGGATCGACGCCACCACGGCCTTCTTCTGCTCCGTGCCCGGCGGCCCGGTCGAGATGAGCATGATGGGCGAGCGCAACGGGGCACGCGTGCCCGAGATCGCGATGAACCAGCTTCTGCGCATCGTGCTTCTGGTCATCATCATCCCGACCGCCATCACCCTGTCGGGCGCGACCGGCGACGTGGCCACGCTGCATTCGCGCATCGCCTTCGATCCTGCCGGCCTCGCGCTCTCGCTGGCGATCGCCCTCGTGCTCGCCCTGATCGCGCGCCGCCGCGGCCTGGCGACTGCCTTCCTCCTGATGCCGATGGGCACCGGCGTCGTTCTCGGCCTGACCGAGGCCAATCTCTCGGCGGTGCCGACCTGGATGTCGAATGCCTGTCAGGTGGTGATGGGCTGCTATCTGGGCGCCCAGTTCCGCCGCGATTCCGTCCGCGCGCTGCGCCGCTTCATTCCGTCGGCGATCCTCAACGTGCTTCTGCTGACCGCTGGCTGCTCGGCGGTCGGCTACGTCATCGCGCTGGTCTCCGGCATGCCCTGGCCGACCGCGATCCTGTCGACCTCGCCGGGCAGCGTCACCGAAATGGCGATCACCGCCAAGGTGCTGCATTTCGACGTGCCGACTGTCACCGCCTTTCATGTCCTGCGCATTTTCCTGGTGCTGGCGACGGTGCCGCTCGTCCATGCCGGTCTGAAGCGGATCGGCTATTTCGGCCCGCCGTCCCGGTCCCTGTCCGCATCTGCCGCCGAGAGGAGCCCGGCCGAATGA
- a CDS encoding ABC transporter permease, which translates to MAEPATIRTVSEVLNAGRPARASISRSYWAGVRRRLARDRVTIVCAAILLVILAAAIFAPYVTWADPYKTSMIRRLLPPGSPNHLLGTDELGRDMFTRLVYGGRISLFTGFMPVFVATLIGGTLGVLAGYLGGRSNMLIMRVMDVFYAFPSVLLAVAISGALGAGLVNGLVAMSLVFIAPVARVSETVATQVRNEDFVEAARATGARTWRILIEHILPNVLGPILIYASSLISVAIVLASGLSFLGLGVSPPNADWGLMLNTLRQSIYVAPVNAILPGVMIFVTSMCFNLMSDGLRAAMDVR; encoded by the coding sequence ATGGCCGAACCCGCCACCATCCGGACCGTCAGCGAGGTCCTCAATGCAGGCCGCCCGGCGCGCGCGAGCATCTCGCGCAGCTACTGGGCCGGCGTCCGCCGTCGCCTCGCCCGCGACCGCGTCACCATCGTCTGCGCCGCGATCCTGTTGGTCATCCTGGCGGCGGCGATCTTCGCGCCCTACGTCACCTGGGCCGATCCCTACAAGACCAGCATGATCCGGCGTCTGCTGCCGCCGGGTTCGCCGAACCATCTTCTCGGCACCGACGAACTCGGCCGCGACATGTTCACCCGCCTGGTCTATGGCGGCCGCATCTCGCTCTTCACCGGCTTCATGCCGGTCTTCGTCGCGACCCTGATCGGCGGCACCCTCGGCGTGCTGGCCGGCTATCTGGGCGGGCGGTCCAACATGCTGATCATGCGCGTGATGGACGTGTTCTATGCCTTCCCGTCGGTCCTGCTGGCGGTGGCCATATCGGGCGCGCTCGGCGCCGGCCTGGTCAACGGCCTGGTGGCCATGTCGCTGGTCTTCATCGCCCCGGTCGCCCGCGTCTCGGAGACCGTCGCCACCCAGGTGCGCAACGAGGATTTCGTCGAGGCCGCCCGCGCCACCGGCGCGCGGACCTGGCGCATCCTGATCGAGCATATCCTGCCCAACGTCCTCGGGCCGATCCTGATCTACGCCTCGAGCCTGATCAGTGTCGCCATCGTGCTCGCCTCCGGCCTGTCCTTCCTCGGCCTCGGCGTCTCGCCGCCCAATGCCGACTGGGGGCTGATGCTCAACACGCTGCGCCAGTCGATCTATGTGGCGCCGGTCAACGCCATCCTGCCGGGCGTGATGATCTTCGTGACCTCCATGTGCTTCAACCTCATGAGCGACGGACTGCGCGCCGCCATGGATGTCCGGTGA
- a CDS encoding energy-coupling factor ABC transporter permease, with amino-acid sequence MHIEPGVVDGAKLVLSYATAVASFGLAARMAADDARSTGLLPLALRSLVTTGLVFSFFEVLPHHPVGVSEVHLILGSTLLLLFGAGAAAIGLAAGLLIQGLFFAPADLPQYGMNVTTLLVPLYAISLMARRIIAPATPYVDLKYSQALALSTLFQGGIVCWVAFWAFYGHGFTAETVAEVSTFGVAYMSVIIIEPLADLGILAVAKALHRYSTGPLFNLRLHQPA; translated from the coding sequence ATGCATATCGAACCCGGCGTCGTCGACGGCGCCAAGCTCGTTCTCAGCTATGCCACGGCCGTGGCGTCCTTCGGTCTCGCCGCGAGGATGGCCGCCGACGACGCCCGCTCGACCGGCCTTCTGCCGCTGGCCTTGCGCTCGCTCGTGACGACCGGCCTCGTCTTTTCGTTCTTCGAGGTTCTGCCGCACCACCCGGTCGGCGTCTCCGAAGTCCATCTGATCCTCGGCTCGACCCTTCTTCTGCTGTTCGGCGCCGGTGCCGCAGCGATCGGCCTGGCGGCCGGGCTCCTGATCCAGGGCCTGTTCTTCGCCCCGGCCGACCTGCCGCAATACGGCATGAACGTCACGACGCTGCTGGTTCCGCTCTATGCCATCAGCCTCATGGCGCGACGGATCATTGCCCCGGCGACGCCCTATGTCGACCTGAAATACTCCCAGGCGCTGGCGCTCTCGACGCTGTTTCAAGGCGGCATCGTGTGCTGGGTCGCCTTCTGGGCCTTCTACGGCCACGGCTTCACGGCGGAGACCGTCGCGGAGGTTTCCACCTTCGGGGTGGCCTATATGAGCGTGATCATCATCGAACCGCTCGCCGACCTCGGCATTCTGGCCGTGGCCAAGGCCCTGCACCGCTACTCGACCGGCCCCCTGTTCAATCTCCGCCTGCATCAGCCGGCCTGA
- a CDS encoding amidase, translating to MNAPVAAKALHHLTAAEASRLIAAKAISPVDLVKALLARIEAVEPRIASYITLDAEAALTAARRAEAEIAAGRWKGPMHGIPFAVKDNYDAAGLPTTAGSRLSEGWPRPDRDAALVARMKAAGAVLMGKLATWEFGTGNGGEYFDLPYPPARNPWHLDHFPGGSSSGAGTAVAAGTVTVALGSDTTGSVRLPAAATGVVGVKGTHGLLSKSGILANCYSMDIPGPLTWTVEDSALVMNAVAGHDPGDPTSLTGPVPDFRNGLKQGVAGLRIGVIRSLGPGMTPPDADIAAAFEAGLAVLADLGAVLIETDFPAPVADFYACTRIIGPVESATIHERELREMPDRMGFALRDKLMFGAQVRAVDYIAAQRRRRTLAAAMNALMARFDAVVTFGAAHAAPRLGVEPEMTAFTTDTALVPFNISGHPSLVQCTGFNAAGLPLHWQIAAPHRADPILLRVAAAYEAATPWRDRRPEP from the coding sequence ATGAACGCCCCCGTCGCCGCCAAGGCGCTGCACCATCTGACCGCGGCCGAAGCATCCCGGCTGATTGCCGCCAAGGCCATCTCGCCTGTCGATCTCGTCAAGGCGCTGCTCGCCCGCATCGAGGCGGTCGAGCCGCGGATCGCGAGCTACATCACGCTCGACGCGGAGGCCGCGCTGACCGCGGCCCGGCGTGCCGAGGCCGAGATCGCGGCCGGTCGATGGAAAGGGCCGATGCACGGCATCCCCTTTGCGGTCAAGGACAACTACGACGCCGCCGGCCTGCCGACCACGGCCGGCTCGCGCCTCTCGGAAGGGTGGCCGCGACCGGATCGGGACGCCGCCCTGGTCGCCCGCATGAAGGCGGCCGGTGCTGTGCTGATGGGCAAGCTGGCGACCTGGGAGTTCGGCACCGGCAATGGCGGCGAGTATTTCGATCTGCCCTATCCGCCGGCCCGCAATCCCTGGCACCTCGATCATTTCCCGGGCGGCTCGTCGAGCGGGGCCGGCACGGCGGTGGCGGCCGGTACCGTCACGGTGGCCCTCGGCTCCGACACGACCGGATCGGTGCGGCTTCCGGCGGCCGCGACGGGGGTCGTCGGCGTGAAGGGCACCCACGGCCTGCTGTCCAAGTCCGGCATCCTCGCCAATTGCTATTCGATGGACATTCCCGGGCCGCTGACCTGGACGGTCGAGGATTCCGCCCTGGTCATGAATGCCGTCGCCGGCCACGACCCGGGCGATCCGACCAGCCTGACCGGTCCGGTGCCGGATTTCCGCAACGGCCTGAAGCAGGGCGTGGCCGGTTTGCGGATCGGCGTGATCCGCTCGCTCGGCCCGGGCATGACGCCGCCGGACGCCGATATTGCAGCGGCCTTCGAGGCCGGGCTGGCGGTGCTGGCGGATCTGGGCGCGGTCCTGATCGAGACCGATTTCCCGGCCCCGGTCGCGGACTTCTACGCCTGCACGCGGATCATCGGTCCGGTGGAATCGGCGACCATCCACGAGCGCGAACTGCGCGAGATGCCCGACCGGATGGGCTTCGCCCTGCGCGACAAGCTGATGTTCGGCGCCCAGGTGCGCGCGGTCGACTACATCGCCGCGCAACGGCGGCGGCGTACCCTGGCCGCGGCCATGAACGCGCTGATGGCGCGCTTCGATGCGGTCGTGACCTTCGGGGCGGCCCATGCGGCGCCGCGGCTCGGCGTCGAGCCGGAGATGACGGCCTTCACCACCGATACGGCGCTGGTCCCGTTCAACATTTCCGGCCATCCGAGCCTGGTGCAATGCACCGGCTTCAACGCCGCCGGCCTGCCGCTGCACTGGCAGATCGCGGCCCCGCATCGTGCCGACCCCATCTTGCTCAGGGTCGCGGCCGCCTATGAGGCCGCCACGCCCTGGCGCGACAGGAGACCCGAACCATGA
- a CDS encoding ABC transporter ATP-binding protein — protein sequence MTLAVVPESPRLPVSADPRDRGGPMQPMLLVEDLKKHFPIKGSLFSPSRAVVKAVDGVSFEVAKGETLGIVGESGCGKSTTARLLMHLIQPDAGTIVFDGDPVGVVRGIPVDELQRNMQMVFQDSYASLNPRLPIADSIAFGPKSHGLPKSEARERARDLLGMVGLNPRLFAERYPHELSGGQRQRINIARALAMHPRLVILDESVSALDKSVEAQVLNLLVSLKERLSLTYLFISHDLNVVQYVSDRVMVMYLGRVAEIGPVERLYEAPQHPYTRALLSSRPSMDPRRRVSVPPLSGDPPNPVNPPSGCRFRTRCPLAEAVCAEIEPPLSALPDFPAHKVACHAVAAASGHSGTALPV from the coding sequence ATGACACTTGCCGTCGTCCCCGAAAGTCCCCGCCTGCCGGTCTCCGCCGACCCGCGCGACCGTGGCGGACCGATGCAGCCGATGCTGCTGGTCGAAGACCTGAAGAAGCATTTCCCGATCAAGGGCAGCCTGTTCAGTCCGTCACGCGCCGTCGTGAAGGCGGTTGACGGCGTCTCCTTCGAAGTCGCCAAGGGCGAGACGCTCGGCATCGTCGGGGAGTCCGGCTGCGGCAAGTCGACCACGGCGCGCCTGCTGATGCACCTGATCCAGCCCGATGCCGGCACGATCGTCTTCGACGGCGATCCGGTCGGGGTGGTGCGCGGCATTCCGGTCGACGAACTGCAGCGCAACATGCAGATGGTCTTCCAGGACAGCTACGCCTCCCTCAACCCGCGCCTGCCGATCGCCGATTCCATCGCCTTCGGACCGAAATCGCATGGCCTGCCGAAAAGCGAGGCGCGGGAGCGGGCACGCGATCTGCTCGGCATGGTCGGCCTCAACCCGCGGCTCTTCGCCGAGCGCTATCCGCACGAACTGTCGGGCGGCCAGCGCCAGCGCATCAACATCGCCCGGGCGCTCGCCATGCATCCCCGGCTGGTCATCCTGGACGAGTCGGTCTCCGCGCTCGACAAGTCGGTCGAGGCCCAGGTCCTCAACCTGCTGGTCTCGCTCAAGGAACGCCTGTCGCTGACCTATCTGTTCATCTCCCACGATCTCAACGTGGTGCAATATGTGTCCGACCGCGTGATGGTCATGTATCTCGGCCGCGTCGCCGAGATCGGTCCGGTCGAGCGGCTCTACGAAGCCCCGCAGCATCCCTATACCCGCGCGCTGCTGTCCTCGCGGCCGTCGATGGACCCGCGCCGGCGCGTCTCCGTTCCGCCGCTCTCCGGCGACCCGCCCAATCCGGTCAATCCACCCTCCGGCTGCCGTTTCCGCACCCGCTGCCCGCTCGCCGAGGCCGTCTGCGCCGAAATCGAGCCGCCGCTGTCGGCGCTTCCCGATTTCCCGGCCCACAAGGTCGCCTGCCACGCCGTCGCGGCCGCATCCGGCCACAGCGGCACGGCGTTGCCGGTCTGA
- a CDS encoding ABC transporter permease has product MLSYILRRIAYALPITLGVTIICFSLIHLAPGDPLSAVLPDNAGPEMREQIKIAYGFDKPLPVQYLLWLKNVATGDFGLSIQSRRPVVSEVLPAARNTAYLALAAVLIGFPFGILMGAVAGYTVGGWVDRAVTSVAVTGVSVPHYWLGMVLVVIFAVNLGALPAMGMGPGGQSSYAFDWAHLRHLVLPAITLAVIPAGIIARSVRATVADIRRREFVGMLQAKGIGEGRVLYHVAKNAGPTILAVAGLQFAQLLGGSILVETVFSWPGTGFLLNTAIFTRDLPILQGTILVLSIFFVFINLVVDVLQTFLDPRIKRA; this is encoded by the coding sequence ATGCTCAGCTACATTCTCCGCCGCATCGCCTATGCGCTGCCGATCACGCTCGGCGTGACGATCATCTGCTTCTCGCTGATCCACCTCGCGCCGGGCGATCCCCTGAGTGCGGTCCTGCCCGACAATGCCGGTCCGGAAATGCGCGAGCAGATCAAGATCGCCTACGGCTTCGACAAGCCGCTGCCGGTGCAATACCTGCTCTGGCTGAAGAATGTCGCGACCGGCGACTTCGGGCTTTCCATCCAGTCGCGCCGGCCGGTCGTCTCCGAGGTCCTGCCGGCCGCTCGCAATACCGCCTATCTGGCGCTCGCCGCCGTTCTGATCGGCTTTCCGTTCGGGATCCTGATGGGTGCCGTCGCCGGCTACACGGTTGGCGGCTGGGTCGACCGGGCGGTGACCTCCGTCGCCGTCACCGGGGTCAGCGTGCCGCACTACTGGCTCGGAATGGTGCTGGTCGTGATCTTCGCGGTCAATCTCGGCGCGCTGCCGGCCATGGGCATGGGGCCCGGCGGCCAGTCGAGCTACGCCTTCGACTGGGCGCATCTGCGCCACCTCGTCCTGCCGGCGATCACGCTGGCAGTGATCCCGGCCGGCATCATCGCCCGATCGGTGCGCGCGACCGTCGCCGATATCCGCCGGCGCGAATTCGTCGGCATGCTGCAGGCCAAGGGCATCGGCGAGGGCCGCGTGCTCTATCACGTCGCCAAGAATGCCGGCCCGACCATCCTGGCCGTCGCCGGGCTGCAGTTCGCCCAGCTGCTCGGCGGGTCGATCCTGGTCGAAACCGTGTTCTCCTGGCCCGGCACCGGCTTCCTGCTCAACACCGCGATCTTCACCCGCGACCTGCCGATCCTGCAGGGGACGATCCTCGTCCTGTCGATCTTCTTCGTCTTCATCAACCTGGTCGTGGATGTCCTCCAGACCTTCCTCGACCCGCGCATCAAGCGCGCCTGA
- a CDS encoding ABC transporter ATP-binding protein — protein MAVPHPRPDPAADAGPSAAAATAPFVSVRDLTVRFVSRDADVKVINGVSFDVRKGEVLCLLGESGSGKSVTMRTLIRLLPPTARLGGAVTIDGIDVLGLAKNDLKRLRGSLAAMIFQEPMTALDPVFTIGQQIGEALVEQKGMSWADARARALQLLELVQIPSARRRLDNYPHELSGGLRQRAMIALALSLSPKLLLADEPTTALDATVQIQVLLLLRELQKELGMATVFVTHDLGVAAEIADRIGVMYAGRLVELGEVAEIMDAPRHPYTEGLMRSTVHAGMRGKVLDAIPGAPPDLADLPPGCAFAPRCRSVREHCLAVEPAAETVGPGRIVRCLRHGDDPAYAASAPLAIG, from the coding sequence ATGGCCGTACCCCATCCCAGGCCCGATCCTGCGGCCGATGCCGGTCCCTCCGCCGCGGCGGCGACGGCGCCCTTCGTCTCGGTCAGGGACCTGACCGTGCGCTTCGTCTCACGTGATGCCGACGTGAAGGTCATCAACGGGGTCAGCTTCGACGTGCGGAAGGGCGAGGTGCTGTGCCTGCTCGGCGAGTCCGGCTCGGGCAAGAGCGTGACCATGCGCACGCTGATCCGGCTCCTGCCGCCGACCGCCCGGCTCGGCGGGGCCGTCACGATCGACGGCATCGACGTGCTCGGCCTGGCCAAGAACGATCTGAAGCGGCTGCGCGGGTCGCTCGCCGCCATGATCTTTCAGGAACCCATGACCGCGCTCGACCCGGTCTTCACGATCGGCCAGCAGATCGGCGAGGCTCTGGTCGAGCAGAAGGGCATGTCCTGGGCGGACGCGCGGGCGCGGGCGCTGCAACTGCTCGAACTGGTCCAGATCCCGTCGGCGCGCCGCCGGCTCGACAACTATCCGCACGAATTGTCCGGCGGCCTGCGCCAGCGCGCCATGATCGCGCTCGCCCTGTCGCTGTCGCCGAAGCTGCTGCTCGCCGACGAGCCGACCACCGCACTCGATGCGACCGTCCAGATCCAGGTGCTTCTGCTGCTGCGCGAACTGCAGAAGGAACTCGGCATGGCGACGGTCTTCGTCACCCACGATCTCGGCGTCGCGGCCGAGATCGCCGACCGGATCGGCGTCATGTATGCCGGCCGCCTGGTCGAGCTCGGCGAAGTGGCCGAGATCATGGACGCGCCGCGCCACCCCTACACGGAAGGGCTGATGCGCTCGACCGTGCATGCCGGCATGCGCGGCAAGGTGCTCGACGCCATCCCGGGCGCGCCGCCCGATCTTGCCGACCTGCCGCCCGGCTGCGCCTTCGCGCCGCGCTGCCGATCCGTGCGCGAGCACTGCCTCGCCGTCGAGCCGGCCGCCGAGACGGTCGGTCCCGGCCGGATCGTGCGCTGCCTGCGCCACGGCGACGACCCGGCCTATGCGGCTTCCGCCCCCCTCGCCATCGGTTGA
- a CDS encoding amidase, translated as MTAVTPVTAADPLVYLTVAEASRLIAARKLSPVELVEAYLARIDAIDDVVHSYITVLADRARAAARIAEAEILAGRWKGPLHGIPFAVKDNYHVKGVKTTGGSRLMLDYVADETSTAIEKLEAAGAILLGKLNTWEYGTGTGEIYPDLPFPLARNPWNPARHTGGSSTGAGVAVAAGTAMFALGSDTGGSVRLPAAATGVYGMKATYGLMSRAGCLPNCWSLDVVGPLTWTAEDNATVAQVMAGYDPRDPQSADVPSYDLMAGFDMGLKGLTIGVVRDLGADAPSMDPDIVTKLAETEAMLTDLGATVVEIALPAPLSKYRAVTGTINWAESLSIHEQDFMERSHLMGKALKDKMTSGFTVRAVDYVAATRYRRQLAVTTDAVIRTVDAVLAPCTFITAPSFEDQERLVKFTFGSATSIFNVTGHPAISIPTGFDRDGMPTSAQIVGRYFDEATTYRVARALEKAAGTRGLRPAL; from the coding sequence ATGACCGCCGTCACACCCGTCACAGCCGCCGATCCGCTGGTCTATCTGACCGTCGCCGAAGCCTCGCGCCTGATCGCGGCGCGCAAGCTGTCGCCCGTCGAACTGGTCGAGGCCTATCTGGCCCGGATCGACGCCATCGACGACGTGGTGCACAGCTACATCACCGTGCTCGCGGACCGAGCGCGCGCCGCCGCCAGGATCGCCGAGGCCGAGATCCTGGCCGGCCGCTGGAAGGGGCCGCTGCACGGCATCCCCTTCGCGGTCAAGGACAACTACCACGTGAAGGGCGTCAAGACGACCGGCGGCTCGCGGCTGATGCTGGACTATGTCGCCGACGAGACCTCGACGGCGATCGAGAAGCTGGAGGCCGCGGGTGCCATCCTGCTCGGCAAGCTGAACACCTGGGAATACGGGACCGGCACCGGCGAGATCTATCCCGACCTGCCGTTCCCGCTCGCCCGCAACCCGTGGAACCCGGCCCGTCACACCGGCGGTTCGTCGACCGGGGCCGGTGTCGCGGTGGCGGCCGGCACGGCCATGTTCGCGCTCGGCTCCGATACCGGCGGCTCGGTCCGGTTGCCGGCGGCGGCGACCGGCGTCTACGGCATGAAGGCGACCTACGGGCTGATGAGCCGCGCCGGCTGCCTGCCGAACTGCTGGTCGCTCGACGTGGTCGGCCCGCTGACCTGGACGGCGGAGGACAATGCGACGGTCGCGCAGGTTATGGCCGGCTACGATCCGCGCGATCCGCAATCCGCCGACGTGCCGTCCTACGACCTGATGGCCGGCTTCGACATGGGTCTGAAGGGTCTGACCATCGGCGTGGTGCGCGACCTCGGTGCCGATGCGCCGTCGATGGACCCGGACATCGTGACGAAACTCGCCGAAACCGAGGCCATGCTGACCGATCTCGGCGCCACCGTCGTCGAGATCGCCCTGCCGGCGCCGCTGTCCAAGTACCGGGCCGTGACCGGCACCATCAACTGGGCCGAGAGCCTGTCGATCCACGAGCAGGACTTCATGGAGCGCAGCCACCTGATGGGCAAGGCGCTCAAGGACAAGATGACGTCCGGCTTCACGGTCCGGGCCGTCGACTATGTCGCCGCCACCCGCTACCGGCGCCAGCTCGCGGTCACCACCGACGCGGTGATCCGGACGGTCGACGCGGTGCTGGCGCCCTGCACCTTCATCACGGCGCCGAGCTTCGAGGACCAGGAGCGGCTGGTGAAATTCACCTTCGGCTCGGCCACCTCGATCTTCAACGTCACCGGCCATCCGGCCATCTCGATCCCGACCGGCTTCGACCGCGACGGCATGCCGACCTCGGCGCAGATCGTCGGCCGCTACTTCGACGAGGCGACCACCTACCGGGTCGCCCGCGCCCTCGAGAAGGCCGCCGGCACGCGCGGCCTGCGCCCCGCTCTCTGA